The Brevibacillus brevis genome contains a region encoding:
- a CDS encoding PP2C family protein-serine/threonine phosphatase encodes MFQQGAIPYLVVLGVIIAIALLFRLRAALIRQEMNPVIQIGNGQTIGRREEQDDYFSTATSSHGTIAVLADGISGLANGRLSSTLAVTTFIREFTKLDNPKHMSLFFSRAASLANSEILQALRGSRGGTTLVAGVIVEDKLYWGAVGDSIITVFRNGEFIPINQKDIYESVLEARFLSGEITKDEALEHPQKKQLINYLGYENFQNIEIGREPFPLEKGDKVILCSDGVYDTLTEMELEQILFQKIAAHDAADQIIEAVESKQKANQDNATILILEKGW; translated from the coding sequence ATGTTTCAACAGGGCGCAATCCCGTATCTGGTCGTCCTTGGCGTGATCATTGCCATTGCTCTTTTATTTCGTCTGCGTGCAGCTTTGATCCGGCAAGAAATGAATCCCGTCATCCAGATTGGAAATGGACAGACGATCGGCAGACGAGAAGAACAGGATGATTACTTTTCGACAGCAACATCGTCTCATGGGACGATTGCGGTCTTGGCTGATGGAATCAGTGGACTGGCTAACGGCAGACTTTCTTCAACGCTTGCCGTGACGACATTTATCCGCGAGTTTACAAAGTTGGACAACCCGAAGCATATGTCCCTCTTCTTTTCCCGGGCTGCTTCTCTTGCGAATTCGGAGATTTTGCAGGCGCTGAGAGGAAGTCGGGGTGGGACCACGCTGGTCGCTGGTGTAATCGTAGAGGACAAGCTGTATTGGGGAGCCGTTGGAGACAGTATCATTACGGTTTTCCGGAATGGAGAATTCATCCCGATCAATCAAAAAGACATTTATGAGTCGGTGCTGGAGGCTCGTTTTCTATCCGGCGAGATTACGAAGGACGAGGCATTGGAGCATCCGCAGAAAAAACAGCTGATCAACTACTTGGGCTATGAAAACTTTCAGAATATCGAAATTGGCCGTGAGCCGTTTCCGCTTGAGAAGGGAGACAAGGTCATTCTGTGCAGTGACGGCGTCTACGATACGTTAACCGAGATGGAGCTGGAGCAGATCTTGTTCCAAAAAATCGCTGCCCATGACGCGGCTGACCAAATCATTGAAGCGGTGGAAAGCAAGCAAAAAGCCAATCAGGACAACGCAACCATTCTCATCCTGGAAAAAGGCTGGTAA
- a CDS encoding PP2C family protein-serine/threonine phosphatase: MRKDNSEFITGFLSESGSFVRNKDYFAFAELDDIACWVIARGLDNDQEVESAELAAKSVLGYFLQKPSMSRYRIRRYLQEAHRVLQAESHRVRLKASLTVIVTDYARVRYGVAGNTRLYQFRNGRLQWQSKDQSLAQQMVDGEEIAEEALDQHEERHNLLSYLGTPNEFRPFVSKKLPLYDGDVFLLATPGLWEKVNPAEMQDGLQEATDPEAWIDTLEDVLLSKQEHVVQNYTAAAIFANKIFKTDPQKKWRIIKRVALILLVLALAGGGALLYKMKEAERIADAATGMFEHETAGDAFIAEGDYPKALKAYSDARNAANIVKNKVQAALLAKKIRITQLIVDGDTAVKDEQYAKALDKYDKALKEMKGRDDFNEPEILEKKEKTQSYVLVMQWKKEGDLLFEAQDYAGAEAYYQKARKLALETSFVTGEKELRTKLDEVASKKTGIDKEKKTLDGDKLEKQGDESYAAQDFEGAIQSYTMAQEIYQEIGVLEKVLAMERKVTKAEEKLNPPAAPPSAGTPAGQPPVQGTSAASQPPPVQVNQTAPVNQTAPVNQTAPVNQTAPVNQTAPVNQTVPVNPVAPPYQPVPASQAAPTNQAVPPAATAPATQPVQPPQANPPATANPTQEEAAKTP, encoded by the coding sequence ATGAGAAAGGACAACAGTGAATTCATTACCGGGTTTCTATCCGAATCAGGCAGCTTCGTTCGCAACAAGGATTACTTTGCCTTCGCCGAGCTGGATGATATCGCGTGCTGGGTAATCGCCCGCGGATTGGACAACGATCAGGAAGTAGAAAGTGCGGAGTTGGCGGCCAAAAGCGTTCTGGGCTACTTTTTGCAGAAGCCGTCCATGTCGCGTTATCGCATACGCCGCTATTTGCAGGAGGCCCATCGTGTCCTGCAAGCCGAGAGCCATCGCGTCAGACTAAAAGCGAGCTTGACCGTAATCGTAACGGACTATGCCAGAGTAAGATACGGGGTCGCTGGTAACACCAGGCTGTATCAGTTTCGCAATGGCCGACTGCAATGGCAGAGCAAGGATCAGAGCCTTGCCCAACAGATGGTGGATGGGGAGGAAATCGCAGAGGAAGCGCTTGATCAGCACGAGGAGCGGCATAATCTCTTGAGCTATTTGGGGACACCCAATGAATTTCGTCCGTTTGTCTCCAAGAAGCTCCCGCTCTATGACGGTGATGTTTTTCTGCTTGCCACCCCTGGACTGTGGGAGAAGGTAAATCCGGCCGAAATGCAGGACGGGCTTCAAGAGGCGACAGATCCTGAAGCCTGGATCGATACGCTGGAGGACGTGCTTTTGAGCAAGCAAGAGCATGTCGTTCAAAACTACACGGCAGCCGCTATTTTTGCGAACAAAATTTTCAAGACAGACCCGCAAAAAAAATGGCGGATTATCAAACGGGTGGCACTCATCCTTCTCGTGCTTGCCTTAGCTGGCGGAGGAGCTCTGCTGTACAAGATGAAGGAAGCGGAGCGCATCGCGGATGCTGCGACAGGGATGTTCGAGCATGAAACAGCCGGAGACGCTTTCATTGCGGAGGGCGATTATCCGAAGGCACTCAAAGCGTACAGCGATGCCCGAAATGCGGCAAATATCGTGAAAAACAAAGTTCAGGCGGCTCTCTTGGCCAAAAAGATCCGCATTACACAGTTGATCGTGGATGGTGATACGGCGGTAAAGGATGAGCAGTACGCCAAAGCATTGGATAAGTACGACAAGGCGCTCAAGGAAATGAAAGGGCGCGATGATTTTAACGAACCGGAGATTTTGGAAAAGAAAGAAAAGACGCAATCGTATGTGCTCGTCATGCAGTGGAAAAAGGAAGGCGATCTCTTGTTTGAGGCGCAGGATTACGCCGGTGCAGAAGCCTATTACCAAAAGGCTCGCAAGCTGGCGTTGGAAACGTCCTTTGTAACAGGAGAAAAGGAGCTTCGCACCAAGCTGGACGAGGTGGCTTCCAAAAAGACCGGTATCGATAAGGAAAAGAAGACACTCGACGGCGACAAGCTGGAGAAGCAAGGCGACGAGAGCTATGCGGCCCAAGACTTCGAGGGAGCGATCCAATCGTATACGATGGCGCAGGAAATTTATCAGGAGATTGGTGTGCTGGAGAAAGTTTTGGCGATGGAGCGCAAGGTGACAAAGGCAGAGGAGAAGCTGAATCCTCCTGCTGCTCCACCTTCGGCAGGTACGCCAGCAGGACAGCCACCTGTGCAAGGGACGAGCGCTGCGAGTCAACCACCGCCAGTTCAGGTGAATCAAACGGCCCCGGTTAATCAGACGGCTCCTGTAAATCAGACGGCCCCGGTAAATCAAACGGCTCCGGTGAACCAAACGGCCCCGGTTAACCAGACAGTCCCAGTCAATCCGGTGGCTCCACCGTACCAGCCAGTTCCGGCGTCCCAAGCAGCGCCGACCAATCAAGCAGTTCCACCAGCCGCGACAGCTCCGGCGACTCAGCCAGTTCAGCCACCGCAAGCTAATCCACCAGCTACAGCCAATCCGACACAGGAGGAGGCAGCGAAAACGCCATGA
- a CDS encoding normocyte-binding protein, translating to MKEIVLDRLNKMEELEQRRLLKQIMNGVFLNLVEYQEEMQKKLEERVFTEIEDKEDKHDIYVTLCHRDDFDPIHEYLYPMIPGDEEKKICDRKELAVKLSNQEEAVMMTIFLECEYDKIQALMMSKRTFKGRLKTAGNHYPIEVRLQQSRVYMDELEKLYNMFQKNGMPWKTVNHPYASKFFDVILVACEGTFTEDEEILEMSITLDEWEPYKKLDVIPLWNIERLALKNIGFPVPAIDRVNFEHVLSLRKTGSEHGYLVDGDEELIRYIKRSPEELTIVSPQEKSGVWNVCKITQPVTTRIGRLDYELVSNRRKNSFIGSYARKQAMTVRAKGEIIRIVHSFEAAEQLELVNVEIRDKNNRPSATYGLNPFISDNVRVENDKKIMALGFRRRGANSFLLQDMMSFLVSEVQMYFPEYKCEGEWA from the coding sequence ATGAAAGAGATCGTACTGGATCGTTTGAACAAAATGGAGGAGCTTGAGCAACGCAGGTTGCTCAAGCAGATCATGAACGGTGTCTTCCTCAACCTGGTCGAGTATCAGGAGGAGATGCAGAAGAAGCTGGAGGAGCGTGTTTTTACCGAGATCGAGGACAAGGAAGATAAGCATGACATCTACGTGACCCTCTGCCATCGCGATGACTTTGACCCGATCCACGAGTATTTGTATCCGATGATCCCTGGCGATGAGGAAAAGAAGATATGTGATCGCAAAGAGTTGGCGGTCAAGCTCAGCAACCAGGAAGAAGCGGTTATGATGACGATCTTTTTAGAGTGTGAGTACGACAAGATACAGGCGCTGATGATGAGCAAGCGAACCTTCAAGGGTCGTCTGAAAACGGCAGGCAATCACTATCCAATCGAGGTGCGCCTCCAACAAAGTCGTGTGTATATGGATGAGCTGGAAAAGCTGTACAACATGTTTCAAAAGAACGGGATGCCGTGGAAAACGGTGAATCACCCTTACGCCAGCAAGTTTTTCGATGTCATTCTGGTTGCCTGTGAGGGCACGTTTACAGAAGACGAAGAGATACTGGAGATGTCGATTACGCTCGATGAATGGGAGCCTTACAAAAAGCTGGACGTCATTCCGCTATGGAACATCGAGCGTTTGGCTTTAAAAAACATCGGCTTTCCCGTACCTGCCATTGACCGGGTGAACTTCGAGCATGTTCTGTCGTTACGCAAGACGGGCAGTGAGCACGGGTATTTGGTGGATGGAGATGAGGAGCTGATTCGCTACATCAAGCGGTCACCGGAAGAGCTGACGATCGTCTCGCCTCAGGAGAAGTCGGGAGTTTGGAACGTATGCAAAATTACGCAGCCTGTCACGACCCGCATCGGAAGACTGGACTACGAATTAGTGTCCAATCGTCGCAAAAACAGCTTCATCGGGAGCTATGCCCGAAAGCAGGCGATGACCGTACGAGCCAAAGGAGAGATTATCCGAATCGTCCATTCCTTTGAGGCAGCCGAGCAGCTGGAGCTAGTGAATGTTGAGATCCGGGACAAGAACAATCGTCCTTCCGCCACATACGGCTTGAATCCGTTCATTAGCGATAATGTCCGTGTAGAAAATGACAAGAAGATCATGGCTCTCGGCTTTCGGAGACGCGGGGCGAACAGCTTTCTTCTCCAAGACATGATGAGCTTCCTCGTCTCCGAGGTTCAGATGTATTTTCCGGAATACAAGTGTGAAGGAGAATGGGCTTGA
- a CDS encoding iron-dependent peroxidase produces MGLNYIWDLVIRAKRAGIAKKDIQFKAAKVYSPYMELSHEAINAKTVDKTVEVNPYYRFDDIFRDLFDANYTDDAELRHTLFDIIIHLLAEIDLTQGMNKREYHIRFVLRDLEAGLFGSRVQENIRLFTKEEREIIAGNILRLYETGEAVYLLKDTMRKIFSHSTIYANCEEKDELLIYVGQSESETAHAKLALIKDIFLPVRFHTEIYWRNHFGILDVEETMQIDSVALY; encoded by the coding sequence ATGGGCTTGAATTACATCTGGGATTTGGTTATTCGTGCAAAACGCGCCGGGATCGCCAAAAAAGACATCCAGTTCAAAGCGGCCAAAGTGTATTCGCCCTACATGGAGCTGAGTCATGAGGCCATCAACGCCAAAACGGTGGACAAAACGGTAGAGGTGAATCCGTACTACCGCTTCGACGATATTTTCCGTGACCTTTTTGATGCCAATTACACGGACGATGCAGAGCTTCGGCATACCTTGTTTGATATCATCATCCATTTGCTGGCCGAGATCGATCTGACCCAAGGGATGAACAAGCGTGAGTACCACATCCGCTTTGTATTGCGCGACTTGGAAGCGGGGCTGTTCGGCAGTCGGGTACAGGAAAATATCCGCCTTTTTACCAAAGAGGAACGAGAGATTATCGCAGGCAATATTTTGCGCTTGTATGAGACCGGTGAAGCGGTGTACCTGCTCAAGGATACGATGCGCAAAATTTTCTCTCACTCTACCATTTACGCCAATTGCGAAGAAAAAGATGAGCTGCTGATTTACGTCGGGCAGTCGGAGAGTGAAACCGCACATGCCAAGCTCGCTTTAATCAAGGATATTTTTCTGCCGGTTCGGTTCCATACAGAGATTTATTGGCGAAACCATTTCGGCATTTTGGATGTCGAGGAAACGATGCAAATCGACAGTGTGGCACTGTACTAG
- a CDS encoding acetate and sugar kinases/Hsc70/actin family protein — MTTYSYKLHLEKGSGGGKSQSGVTYTRDELMEMTTFQLRNICYKEKLVSSLVNNLDREGLLHTILRFRGAEENLLIERAVPGGVERLEAVLHKYLNTPMPGVDAIKIPAKMCLYMGLAIGKLDNYHVESTKGLSESNVLLVNDHMELCGILHLRKEKDDRRAGHFTLHAHQDAHLRKTVNQNYSLLFFRKQDSEYLYKAYHQNHPLPPVNLHYYKVPVTDLEIRELEETDAVLAIDFGTSSTTAGAFLDHQYVSSPSSNDLLNGRIRLNAINYVSFPDTTQKNEEWIEVLPTAVSVADCSNPHDVRFHIGYEALRHMKKNGYSTNATVFQGIKRWVNSYHKIEEVMDSQGNTATVKRSDILRQYLRHVIQMAEHQFKCRFRHLHITSPVKLKTQFLEMFTEILPEYRIESEHALDEGMAVLFNTIADQIDKNSFLDGETYQALVIDCGGGTTDLSSCHFRIEDGHISYRIDIDTTYENGDTNFGGNNITYRIMQFMKIVFADYYGKGRQVTDIDQIIDIPGSEIFRYVDEYGVDSVYERFEARYREAEVILPTRYKEYENKSRDEYQRVRNNFHFLWDLADHMKKEFFRQTGILRNRFTSDTENRQEPDLKLTAVERWVLSIREDGRFRDVFDFPDVVFNAKEINHLIKADIYEILRVFLDDFYQQGKLADFSIIKLTGQSCRIDVFREALKEFVPGRSIEFRQKSEDAGKVPDLKLSCLRGALRYQSAKKAGFIEAQITNHAPIVPYSVTAFTHNKQERVLIHSQEKLSLVHGSISRPYGVSEVEFYLKENDGQLRQRYLYMDEPAQYKTVLYEDIASKYGTHIPQDETDSIQNGESKYFVFASGSEWGFHVVPVARLNEQLALGKKVFFAFESDLSELDFFDGMK, encoded by the coding sequence ATGACTACCTATTCATATAAGCTTCATCTCGAAAAGGGCAGCGGGGGTGGCAAAAGTCAAAGCGGAGTAACCTACACCCGGGATGAACTGATGGAGATGACGACTTTTCAACTGCGAAATATATGTTACAAAGAAAAGCTAGTCAGCTCACTCGTGAACAATCTCGATCGGGAGGGACTGCTGCACACGATTCTGCGTTTTCGCGGCGCAGAAGAAAACCTCCTGATTGAGCGTGCTGTTCCAGGTGGTGTTGAACGCCTCGAAGCCGTACTCCACAAATATTTAAACACACCGATGCCAGGTGTAGATGCGATCAAAATTCCAGCGAAGATGTGCTTGTACATGGGTCTCGCCATTGGCAAGCTGGACAACTATCACGTCGAATCCACCAAAGGCTTGTCCGAATCCAATGTGCTTTTGGTAAACGACCATATGGAGCTATGCGGCATTTTGCATCTGCGCAAAGAGAAAGACGATAGGAGAGCCGGGCATTTTACGCTGCACGCTCACCAAGATGCTCATTTGAGAAAAACGGTCAATCAAAACTACAGCCTGCTCTTTTTCCGCAAGCAGGACTCGGAGTATTTGTACAAGGCGTATCACCAGAACCATCCGTTGCCGCCTGTTAATCTCCACTACTACAAAGTACCGGTGACTGACCTCGAGATCAGGGAATTGGAAGAAACAGATGCCGTTCTCGCGATTGATTTTGGTACCTCCTCGACGACAGCGGGTGCTTTTCTCGACCATCAGTATGTCAGCTCTCCTTCTAGCAACGACTTGTTGAATGGACGCATACGCTTGAATGCGATCAATTACGTCTCTTTCCCCGATACAACGCAAAAAAACGAGGAATGGATCGAGGTGCTGCCGACGGCTGTCAGCGTGGCGGATTGCTCCAACCCGCATGACGTTCGCTTTCACATCGGTTATGAAGCACTTCGGCACATGAAAAAGAACGGATACAGCACGAATGCGACCGTGTTTCAAGGCATCAAACGCTGGGTGAACAGCTATCACAAGATCGAAGAGGTCATGGACAGCCAAGGGAATACCGCGACTGTGAAACGAAGCGACATCCTGCGCCAGTACCTTCGTCACGTTATTCAAATGGCCGAGCATCAATTCAAATGCCGCTTTCGTCATCTGCATATCACAAGTCCAGTCAAGCTGAAAACGCAGTTTCTTGAGATGTTCACCGAGATTTTGCCTGAGTATCGCATTGAATCAGAGCACGCCCTCGATGAAGGAATGGCCGTCCTGTTTAACACGATCGCGGATCAAATTGACAAAAACAGCTTTCTGGACGGGGAGACGTATCAAGCGCTCGTCATCGACTGCGGCGGAGGAACGACGGACCTGTCATCCTGCCATTTCCGGATCGAGGACGGACATATCTCCTACCGCATCGATATCGATACGACCTATGAAAACGGCGACACCAATTTTGGCGGCAACAACATTACGTATCGCATTATGCAATTTATGAAAATCGTCTTCGCGGACTATTACGGAAAAGGGCGGCAAGTGACCGACATCGACCAGATTATCGACATCCCTGGATCGGAAATATTCCGGTACGTGGATGAATACGGCGTCGATTCCGTCTATGAACGCTTCGAGGCGAGATATCGGGAAGCTGAGGTGATTTTACCGACTCGCTACAAGGAGTACGAGAACAAGAGCCGGGACGAGTATCAGCGTGTCCGCAACAATTTTCACTTTTTGTGGGACCTCGCTGACCATATGAAAAAAGAGTTTTTCCGTCAGACCGGCATTTTGCGCAATCGCTTCACATCCGATACGGAAAATCGTCAAGAGCCTGATCTAAAGCTGACGGCAGTCGAGCGATGGGTGTTGTCGATACGGGAGGATGGTCGCTTCCGGGATGTGTTTGATTTTCCTGATGTCGTTTTCAACGCCAAAGAGATCAATCACCTGATCAAGGCCGATATTTACGAGATTTTGCGCGTCTTCTTGGACGATTTTTACCAACAGGGAAAACTGGCTGACTTCTCGATCATCAAGCTGACCGGGCAGTCGTGCCGGATTGATGTTTTCCGTGAAGCGCTCAAAGAGTTTGTCCCAGGACGCAGTATCGAGTTCCGGCAAAAGTCGGAGGATGCGGGCAAGGTGCCAGACCTAAAGCTGTCTTGCTTACGTGGAGCACTGCGCTATCAAAGTGCCAAAAAGGCAGGTTTCATCGAAGCGCAGATTACGAATCATGCGCCGATCGTCCCCTATTCCGTGACCGCCTTCACGCATAACAAGCAAGAGAGAGTACTCATTCACAGTCAGGAAAAGCTGAGTCTCGTGCATGGCTCTATCTCGCGTCCCTACGGCGTGAGCGAGGTTGAATTTTATCTCAAGGAAAATGACGGCCAGCTGCGCCAGCGGTACTTGTACATGGATGAACCTGCTCAATACAAAACGGTGCTGTATGAGGACATCGCGAGCAAGTACGGTACGCATATCCCGCAGGATGAGACTGACTCCATTCAAAATGGCGAGTCGAAATACTTCGTTTTTGCGAGCGGCAGCGAGTGGGGATTCCATGTCGTGCCAGTAGCTCGCTTGAATGAACAGCTTGCTTTGGGGAAAAAGGTTTTCTTTGCTTTTGAGAGTGACTTGTCCGAGCTGGATTTCTTTGACGGGATGAAATGA
- a CDS encoding DNA and RNA helicase, with protein MFSHLYPNFHKGRILKREMLENLRDYPRHFVDLYFQDYTDGIISGMDVTIGEGHLTVGRGIVKHQGRIYLFDREERVPYEATGMETVLKIRFHEETSLTDYYVYETSYVLDQEIESRQDERELGRFKLKQGARLRGDYQDLADMATEFNTWNLVHVEHAGRNEPTLAPYILRYFANEMLKTVTNHPYDLAFAMQCLNADRVERELILHYLGNRLGTGYREYTNLQILKYLARILDDAKSGGRSSKTEWKTGGRQRVIVD; from the coding sequence GTGTTTTCCCATCTCTATCCCAATTTTCATAAAGGGCGAATTCTCAAGCGGGAGATGCTTGAAAATCTGCGTGATTACCCGCGGCATTTTGTAGATTTATACTTTCAGGATTATACAGACGGCATTATTTCCGGGATGGATGTAACGATAGGCGAAGGGCACCTCACTGTCGGCAGAGGGATCGTTAAGCATCAAGGGCGGATTTACCTGTTCGACCGCGAAGAGCGTGTCCCTTATGAGGCCACAGGTATGGAGACGGTGCTCAAGATTCGCTTTCACGAGGAGACTTCGCTGACCGACTATTACGTTTACGAGACGTCGTATGTTCTCGATCAGGAGATAGAGTCACGCCAAGATGAAAGGGAGCTGGGGCGCTTCAAGCTCAAGCAAGGGGCAAGGCTTCGCGGGGATTATCAGGACTTAGCCGATATGGCGACCGAATTCAATACGTGGAATCTCGTGCATGTCGAACATGCCGGGAGAAACGAGCCAACACTTGCTCCTTACATCCTGCGGTATTTTGCGAATGAAATGCTGAAGACTGTCACCAATCACCCGTATGATCTCGCCTTTGCCATGCAGTGCTTGAATGCGGACAGAGTAGAGCGCGAACTGATTCTTCATTATTTAGGCAATAGACTGGGGACTGGTTACCGCGAGTACACGAACCTGCAGATTCTCAAATACCTCGCACGCATCTTGGATGACGCCAAGAGTGGCGGAAGGTCCTCAAAAACGGAGTGGAAAACAGGCGGGCGTCAGCGGGTTATTGTTGATTAA
- a CDS encoding contractile injection system protein, VgrG/Pvc8 family translates to MSLPVIAYNNLQISPYQLTHLVELTMTKKINEHARLTFTGIVPEELKDSYVEMTEAQTPIEISQVDNEGNATPLFAGIVLEIGIKAVRDVYYLYVEAVSPTYNLDVKRKSRSFQNKAMTYGALLKTIAGEYPGMDIMDMASNGGKLGSFTMQYQETDWQFLKRLASRFQTGLMPASVFEKPKFSFGVPEGASKGKLDDFHYRVRKNLNEYRHSSENGVKGVDENDYIFYEVETDRVLDLGNGVDFKGKSLYVYEAHTEMKKGLLKHKYLLASKKGMSQKPLHNSLIVGASVQGKVIEVSKDNVKIHLDIDESQSKSEAHWFPYSSVYTAEGNSGWYCMPELDDYVRVYFPSNKESDGIAISSVRKNSDEGETNKLGNPDIKYFRTANGKELMFSPSEVLLSAKDGEILIRMTDADGIQIFSKKNIKVVSEKDILMDSATKVIISAKEEISLTCKESNIKMDGNTSIVGQELKTN, encoded by the coding sequence ATGAGTCTTCCTGTCATTGCCTACAACAATTTGCAAATCTCTCCTTATCAATTGACGCATCTGGTAGAACTGACGATGACGAAAAAGATCAATGAGCATGCGCGCCTGACATTTACGGGGATCGTACCAGAAGAATTGAAGGACAGCTATGTGGAAATGACAGAAGCACAGACCCCGATCGAAATCAGTCAGGTGGATAACGAAGGCAACGCCACGCCGCTTTTTGCGGGGATCGTTCTGGAGATAGGCATCAAAGCCGTCCGAGACGTCTATTATTTGTACGTCGAAGCTGTCTCTCCTACGTACAATCTTGACGTGAAGCGCAAGAGCCGTTCGTTTCAAAACAAAGCCATGACCTACGGTGCCCTTTTGAAAACAATCGCAGGAGAATACCCAGGCATGGACATTATGGACATGGCCTCCAATGGCGGGAAGCTGGGCTCCTTTACCATGCAGTATCAGGAGACGGATTGGCAATTTCTGAAGCGACTTGCTTCGCGTTTTCAGACCGGACTGATGCCGGCATCCGTTTTTGAAAAGCCAAAGTTCAGCTTTGGTGTGCCAGAGGGTGCATCGAAAGGCAAGCTGGACGATTTTCACTACCGGGTGCGCAAAAATTTGAATGAATACCGCCATTCCTCGGAAAACGGGGTCAAGGGCGTGGATGAAAATGACTACATCTTTTACGAGGTAGAGACGGATCGCGTGCTCGATTTGGGCAACGGTGTGGATTTCAAAGGGAAGAGCCTGTATGTGTATGAGGCCCATACCGAGATGAAGAAAGGCTTGCTCAAGCACAAGTATTTGCTTGCGTCCAAAAAAGGAATGAGCCAAAAGCCGCTCCACAATTCGCTCATTGTAGGGGCATCGGTGCAGGGGAAAGTCATTGAGGTATCAAAAGACAACGTCAAAATCCACCTCGATATCGATGAGAGCCAGAGCAAGAGCGAAGCGCACTGGTTCCCGTACTCTTCGGTTTATACTGCCGAAGGAAACAGCGGTTGGTATTGCATGCCGGAGCTCGATGACTACGTCCGCGTCTATTTTCCGAGCAACAAGGAAAGTGACGGGATTGCGATCAGCTCTGTCCGGAAAAATTCAGACGAGGGTGAAACGAACAAGCTCGGGAATCCCGATATCAAATACTTCCGCACGGCCAACGGAAAAGAACTGATGTTCAGCCCGTCGGAGGTATTGCTTAGCGCAAAGGACGGGGAAATCCTCATTCGCATGACCGACGCGGACGGCATCCAGATTTTCAGCAAGAAAAATATCAAGGTTGTCTCCGAAAAGGACATTTTGATGGACTCTGCCACGAAGGTGATTATCTCCGCAAAAGAGGAGATCAGTCTCACCTGCAAAGAGAGCAACATCAAGATGGATGGAAATACAAGCATCGTCGGGCAGGAGCTCAAAACCAATTGA